ACGCCCTGTTTCGTATGGGGCACAAGAACCGCACGATGCGTCACCAAATCAAGCCGATCGCTGACAACCTGCGGGTTCATGGGCCTGCCTGCACAGCCCATGCCTATCCCGGGGGGACCTACGCCAGCGGTCTTGCCCTCGACACAGCGAAGCCGGGCGAGGTGATCGTGATCGACGCCCAGGGTTTCCTGGAGGCGATCATGTGGGGCGAGATCTTCAGCCTCACCGCCCTCACCCGTGGCATCGCGGGCACCGTGATCGACGGTGCAGTCCGCGACATCGCCGAGGTGCGAACGCTGGGCTATCCGCTCTTCGCCGCCGGAATCCACCCAGCGTCCGGCACGGGCGACAAGCTTGGTGAGGTCAACGTCCCGATCCAGTGCGGCGGCGTGCTCGTGCGACCCGGCGACCTGATCTTTGGCGACCTGCTCGGAGTGGTGGTTGTGCAGCCGGAGGAACTGCTGGAGACCTACGACACGTGCCGGCAAGTGCTGGAGAAGGAAGCGGAGTGGAAGGCGAAGCTGTACGAGAAGCTGGGCCCGGACGCTGCTCGCAGACACACGGAGGTCTAGCCGGGGCCCTGGACTGACGTCCGATCTCCTCCATCCGTCCGCTGCCGCTTCAAGACCGCGGATATGCCGCGAACAAGGAGTTCCTACTCGTGCCGGATACCTACAAGCGACTGCTGTGGATCGAGCTCATTGGCTTCGACAACACGCTGCCGGACTTCGGCGTCGGCGAGTTCCTCTCGCGTACCGGATTCGTGCCGGACGTGATCTCCTTCCACCTCTGCTGCCCGGACTTCATCCACACCCACGAGGGGCTTGCCGAGGAGCGCGACCTGCCGCCTGAGAACTGCTCCTACGGTGCGCGGCCCTACAGTCCGGAGCGACCGCGACAGGTGTGGACGAACCGGCAGCTCAAGGCCCTGGTCGATGAGCTCCACAAGCACGATGTTGCGGTGTACTGCGCCGTCTTCGACCTGTTCGTGAACCGCGTCGACGGCGAGATCCGGCGCAGCCCCTGGACGGACAGTCACCCCGAGCTTCACGAGACCAACCGCCGGGGTGAGCGCCTGAACTGCCTCTGCCCGCTGCACCGCTTCGCAGACGGGACCTACTATGGCGACTTCTACGCCGAGAAGCTGCTGCAGGTCCTCCGCGACTACGGCTTCGACGGCTATCATGCGGCCGACGGCTACACGAGCACCCG
Above is a window of Armatimonadia bacterium DNA encoding:
- a CDS encoding RraA family protein, giving the protein MDSQTAVAALAEMSTAILSDALFRMGHKNRTMRHQIKPIADNLRVHGPACTAHAYPGGTYASGLALDTAKPGEVIVIDAQGFLEAIMWGEIFSLTALTRGIAGTVIDGAVRDIAEVRTLGYPLFAAGIHPASGTGDKLGEVNVPIQCGGVLVRPGDLIFGDLLGVVVVQPEELLETYDTCRQVLEKEAEWKAKLYEKLGPDAARRHTEV